DNA from Chrysemys picta bellii isolate R12L10 chromosome 13, ASM1138683v2, whole genome shotgun sequence:
cttccctgtttgtgagcagcaggtcaagaaaagctttgcccctagttggttcctccagcacttgcaccaggaaattgtcccctacgctttccaaaaatttcctggattgcctgtgcaccgctgtattgctctcccagcagatatcagggtgattaaagtctcccatgagaaccagggcctgcgatctagcaacttctgctagttgccagaagaaagcctcgtccacctcatccccctggtctggtggtctatagcagactccaaccacgacatcacccttgttgctcccacttctcaactttatccagagactctcaggtttttctgcagtatcataccggagctctgagcagtcatactcctctcttacatacaacgcaactcccccaccttttctgccctgcctgtccttcctgaacagtttatatccatccatgacagtactccagtcatgtgagttatcccaccaagtctcttttattccaatcacatcatagttccctgactgtgccaggacttccagttctccctgcttgtttcccaggcttcttgcatttgtgtataggcacttaagataactcaatgatcgtccctctttctcagcatgagacaggagtcctcccctcttgcgctctcctgcttgtgcttcctcccaggatcccatttccccacttacctcagggctttggtctccttcccccggtgaacctagtttaaagccctcctcactaggttagccagcctgctggcgaagatgctcttccctctcttcgttaggtggagcccgtctctgcctagcactccttcttcttggaacaccatcccatggtcgaagaatcctgCATCACTGATTTGGCATCTTGTACTTCAGAATTTAAACTTATATTTAAGCTTTTGTATGTTAAGGCagggattttcaaaaaatgtCTTAGGCTGGCAGGTGCCCTTAggatcctttgaaaatccaaatctgccatctagattcatagattataaagccaaagAAATGAACACTGTGAGCATCTCATCCACCCTCCTGTATTTCATAGGTAGGCAGGCcatttgtctggttttaagacAGATGTTCCTAATTTTCTAAGATTTGTCCACCATCTGGTAGTGAGACACAAGCTGAATGTGGTTTTGCCTGGTATCGGACAGGgaatgccattttgaagagcatgCCACCCCCATGGACACATTCTTCAAAATCATGTCCCATGTATGGCACAGTCTCAAGCACACCATGAGGAAGTATCAGAATGCCCTCTATGTTGGGGATGTGTCAATGGATACCATCGTCATGGGAATTCCCTGCATTTATTCCTGTTCAAACTAGAACTGCtccagtatttatttttaaattgtcggtgatggagaatccatcatgacacttggtaaattgtGCCTGTGGTTAACTACCCTCTAGCCTTCATGGGATCAGGACTTGAGTGTAAGCAACACAATGGTGTCTGCCTGTCTGCAAAGAACCTGTCACAGTGACTCTGGGGTAGGCAGCAACTGCTCCCACCCATTGCAATAAACAGCGCTCATTAACAAAGGTTTTGCTTTGGTTTGATTTTTcctgcactaaaaaaaaaaaaaaaaaaattggctttagTTACAAAATAGAAGGCCCTGAAATTTGAAAGTTTTtttgtgaaaatgaaaagaaattccATTTTTGGTGTGATATTGTTCCAGTTTTTGGCTTCTTGATGGAAAATCACCATTTTTTTGAAGAAAGCATCTATTTTGGGTAGAAAACAACTTGCTTTGTGGCTAACCCATTTCCTCATTTCATTGGTGGTCAAATCCAGCAAGGAAGAAGATGGGCTGTTTGGTGTGAGTGGCATTTTGTTTTCAATTGTGGATTGAGCCAGGAAGAGTAAACCCactgtagcctgatttagggtgtactgatcatattaatttggataatatgggaatttaatttattcatttatttttatttgatcttaataataatattaataattattatcctcaatattaattagtatggaTAATAGTCtcaccaatctgtttgatcagaagataaaagttcttgtcctgaatcaggctccatagaatttacaaaggaccctcgggggtctgacaggaagctcacactgagacagatatagcattaaagactttttattaacattaataatagtaagtaaatggtaaaatatccagagttacaaagttacaattgcattgctgctattcaaaagatacatatgataatatagtattatatgcaacaaagctttggttaatatactcacacccttccttgataacctggtggtaagagacacaggaccagccttgcagttcaggtttctcaattcttgagtttgggatgcagtgcttagaaaatgctaagagctatcaaagctgactagggtttacttgactaacttaaacttaaatcaaaacctaataaacaaactaagaagaaaacttagggaaaccaaacttagcctagttcccttgaaacttaaagtttaagaagaacaagtacagCCTACAAATAGTAACAGTCATCGTAGATAGATAGAGTGGAGGAAGTAAATGAGAATAGGGTAAAGTGAGAACGGAGATAGTGAGAaatggagaacagagagagagaaatggagaaaatggaaggtttcagagtagcagccgtgttagtctgtatccgcaaaaagaagaacaggaggacttgtggcaccttagagactaacaaatttattagagcataagctttcgtggactatagcccacttcttcggatgcatccgaagaagtgggctatagtccacgaaagcttatgctctaataaatttgttagtctctaaggtgccacaagtcctcctgttcttctttttttggagaAAATGGAGATACTCTATTGTGGTGGGTTATCTCTTTTACAGGGCAAATGCCGGACAgccttcctcttatgcccaaatttcattcctcacccacagaaattttagggtacacttaccccataggctaatatgtatgtgcgtattgatgacaggtatgtacgcacatcagtctcttgtggtgtacttgttaagtctgtgggaaAAAAACCCTATGCCATCTtccattgtctattggtctagaTCAGgtgtctcaaactcaaatgaccatgagggccacatgaggactagtacattggcccgagggccgcattacttaCACTTGCCCCCCTCGCCACCCTCGGcgccgcccccactccaccccttccatgaggccctgcccctgccccgcctcttcccaccccttccctgcccccattccaaccccttccctgaaatccccacccccaactctgccccctccctgccctcagggggtgcaggaggggtgtggggtatggtgggggctcagggcagggagttgggctgtggggtgcaggaggggtgaggggtacagcaagggatcagggtgcagggtgcggcagggggctcagggcagggggttgggatgcaagaggggtgcagggtgcagcagggggctcagggcacagggttggggtgcaagaggagtgtggggtgtggcagggggatcagggcagtgggttggggtgcagggtgtggcagggggctcagggcaggggatcaggttgcaggaggggtgcagagtatggcaggggtcggggtgcagggtgcagcagggggctcagggcagggggttcagctgcaggaggggtttggggggcaggatctggcccatcgcgtaccgggggcagggcagactccctgcctgcctgtctgccgtGCCCCTGCaagaggctggaacatggggaagggggggcgtttctgtttgagacccctggtccaGATAAAAGGTCATAGACATAGGCGTGGATACTCATCTATTTAGGTAACAAGCTATAGGTCAACTTTGCTTTTTgagtaaaaggtcttaatatagatatgctaactttgccttagcttaacatacaggatatggcctgtaggtctcttgcattacagccaaacttactttaatataaatctataaacctattacaataaaccaaatacttaaactataagaaaagatatatatatatatatatataagcaagcaggttagtcctatagACTACACACCATTTTGTTTCCAGTCTCACTCTTGGGACATTCAAATTAAAAGGCTTTACAAGGGATATGTAGCTAGCCAGCCCTAGCAAAACTTCCCTTCCATAAGCTTCATCTTCTGGTGTGGGAAGGTGGGTAGAAAAGACACCTCAGAGTTAGATTCTTTCCTCAGATCTCAGGGTAACTTACAGATATTCTCAAAAAACACGTCCTTTTTTGGCCTTCTTTATTAGTTTATTGCAATATAAATGCCAAGTCATGTAAATCTGCCATAGCTCCACtcagtcaatggggccagatcctcagctggtggaaatcggTGGCAGCTCCACTGTTGTCACTGGATCTATGCTGATTAATTCCATCAGAGGATCCAGCTTCTAGATCTAATAAAGCTATATTCTGTTCCTGAAGTGAATGCCTTCTTCCCCAGAATCATTTTTAGTTGACGCCAGGGACATGAGCCTGTATTCCCATTGATGGGGCTGAGGCAATATTGAATTTAAATGAAAGTCAGGTGCCCAGCTCCTTTAGGTCCTTGGAGAATCCCAGCCTAAGTGACTGAAAACTGCACAATTGTTTAGAGCTCAATACTGCCAGGTCCTGGAAACTGCCCTTAAAGGTCAGTTCCCACTGAGACCTCTGCAGTCACTGGGATGTGAGGACACAGGGTCTGTGATTTCCTATAGAAGTGTCTAGCTCTCATTGAATTTCCAAGggacttgggtgcctaactcccttaggcttcttTGAGAATCCCAGCTACTCTAATGTACAGGATCAGGTGTTGGCAATGGGAGtcaatgcatcatgggagtcccatGGCTacagtgcattatgggagatgaaGTCTGGCTAGGGAGGCTAGCTTACAGAGGAGACTCCTATGCGGCACTGCTGCAggatttcaaaatcaaaatatctCAATTTAAGGGTACAAGATTTCACTCTTTGGCCAGAATATTTCACTGTGTcagctgaaaattaaaaaaaaaaaagttctatggTTTCGGGGGGTTCAGATTATTTTAAACTCAATTTTATATAGAAAGAAGTCATTTAGTTGACTatcttattttttattaacaGAAGTTTTGGCAGAAATTTTTGACCACATACAACATAACGACTGAGTCACAAAAAGCCAATTTATCCTAAAAGCAAAAAGGCACTCAGTGGAATAAAACAATAGAAAACATGATTAAAGGGGAATAAGTTAAATCCATTTATTCTCAATACATCCTTAATTGTGAATGTTACATAGGCCCGTGGCTTATCAATATGATAAGAAATATGTTTAGAGGTGAGAATGAGTAGGAATAGCACCTGAAGTGCAACAAACGTATTTAGGAGATATCAACCCACATGCTTCAGGGAATAGGGAAATAGCAGTCAggaatattttttccccttcctataGAAGAGATGGAACTGACACAAAATTACTATtaaccccaactgagatcagggccccattgtgctaggcaacaTACAGACATATAATGGGAGACAGAGCCTGCCCAAAGGAGCTTACATTCTAAGGTAATTATGTGAATcaaacatctttgaaaatctcagcataAATAGAGAAGTCAGCCAAACAGCTGGCAAAAGAGGTATCGTTATTActgtttcacagatggggaatgaAGGGACCAACTCACCCATGGTCCAACAGGAATTTCATGGCAGAGTTGGTAGTTGATCCCAGATCTGTTGTATCCCATGTCTTTTCATCCTGTGCCTGCACCTGGTGGCTACAGCACTTGGATTATACGCAGGATTTTTAAAGATACCTAGGACATTTGGGTGACCAATTCCCATTCCTTTCTGACAGTCCCCAAATCTTTTAGTGGCCTTGAAAAATCTCAGTCTATGGCTGggatttcaaaggagcctaaaggagTTAGGCCCCCAAGCCCATATTGAAATTCACCAGGAATTATCTGCCTACCAAGATATTTATATGGCCCTTATCCTCATTGCATCAGAGGGCTACACAATCAGTTATGGATttaatcctcacaacattcctgtgTGGTAGGGAATTATTATTCCTATTTGATAGATGGGGAAACTTCCATACAGTAGATCAaggtccaaggtcacacagagaaccagtgacagagccaggaactaaACCCAGGTCTCAGGAATCCAGTTTTACTTCTCTATCTGCTAGACCAACTTTCTAATCCTAAAAAGCTGGATTTAGACCCCTTTGGGAATCCCAGACTAcatgcttggtcctgcctcagacttgatgacttcttgagatcCCCTTcagccctacattgctatgattccATGCCTATCCTATTGGTCAGGGAGCAGTTCCTGTCCAGGGTTTTCCTCAGGACTTCTTTCacttccttgttcctcaggcaGTAGATAAGAGGGTTCAGCGCCGGGGTGACCACGGCATAAAAGATAGACACCACCTTGTTGAGGTTGAAAGGGTGGATCCTCCTGGGCCGAGCATACATGAAGACGGTGGCTGAGAAGAAGATGACAACCACGGTGAGGTGGGAGGCACAAGTGGAGAAGGCTTTCCTCttgccctgggtggtggggatgTGCAGGATGGTGGCGATGATGCACAGGTAGGAGAGGGTGGTGACAGCAAGCGGGAGCAGCAGGATGACCAAGGCCAGGGCAAAGTCCAccatctctgccacagacatGTCGGTGCAGGCCAGGTTGAGCACTGGGGagatgtcacagaagaagtggtTGATTACCCCAGGACCACAAAACGTTAGACGAGAGATGAAGTACACCTTGACCAGGGAGATGGAGAAGCCGCCTGCCCAGGAGAGAGCTGCCAGCTGTAGGCAGAGCCG
Protein-coding regions in this window:
- the LOC101947726 gene encoding olfactory receptor 6B1-like, with protein sequence MENQTGLREFILLGFPAQLELQALLFLLFLLTYVLTVTENVVIILVVKQNHQLHKPMYYFLGNLSFLEIWYVSVTLPKLLVGFWSQNKSISFPSCMAQLYFFISLMCTECVLLAVMAYDRYMAICHPLRYPTIMTHRLCLQLAALSWAGGFSISLVKVYFISRLTFCGPGVINHFFCDISPVLNLACTDMSVAEMVDFALALVILLLPLAVTTLSYLCIIATILHIPTTQGKRKAFSTCASHLTVVVIFFSATVFMYARPRRIHPFNLNKVVSIFYAVVTPALNPLIYCLRNKEVKEVLRKTLGGGRGFLLATSRSC